The Esox lucius isolate fEsoLuc1 chromosome 20, fEsoLuc1.pri, whole genome shotgun sequence region AGTACAAAATGGCTATGGGCTAATGAAGATACAGGATATTActttaaatacagtgcaaatgtgtatttctttatttccaaagaTAACACTTAACTGTGGTTTTACACTATAATacctgtatgtattgtatatacatataaatattataattttaatttCACTGTAGAAATCACTTTTTGTAACAGTACACTTAACAGAGCAAGCTAGCTCACTGAATTTGGTATGCTAACAGTAGCATTGTAATCGGAGGACGGAAATAGGAGTAACAATGCTACTTTTTGTGGACAAAGACTACCCAACCATCACCATCTGctgattatatacagtaattaaaatgtttgactaaaatgcattatttcACATAATGTGCAACATGCTGTAGCAAGCTAACTTAGCTGTAGCAAGTTCTGTAGCAAGCTCTTGATTCTGGTTGAATGGGACATGTTGGTGCAGTCTTAAGTATTTTGCTGCTTCCTTAACTAGATCATCGTGGAGAGGGCTGCCAGGTCGAGAGCACCTGACCTAGACAAGAAGAAGTACTTAGTGCCTTCTGACCTCACAGGTAAAACTGACAAGATTTCTCTCTTTGAAGTCTATTTTTCCAGTAATTCCCTCGCTCACAATTATGATGTGTTTGTCACTCTATCCTTtatctcttttctctgttctgCTATTgccacttcctcttcctctccatcagTTTCGTTTTTTGATGTTGTGTCTGACtatctctgtttgtttttctgtgtcagTGGGTCAGCTTTGTTTCCTGATCCGACAGCGTGTGTCTATGAGACCTGAAGAGGCACTCTTCTTTTTTGTCAATAACTCCCTCCCACCATCCAGTTCTCCTCTGTCTGCTGTCTATGAGGTAAAAACATGTAGACAGACGTAACCTTTAATCCTTCCCCTGTGACCCCGTAAATTACTTACTTAGgttattaacaaatacagtgtgGTGCCCTGGTTTCAAGGTTGTAAACAAATTTAATTTCCCAATTCATACAGTACATAGGTAGTTGATCTGGTTTTATGAGTTCCGCTTTTGCAATTGTAATCCTTATTTTTGTCCCCCGCCCTGTCTTTCCCGGTACCTCACAGGAACACCATGAAGAGGACCTGAAAGAGCTCTGTCTATCACCACTTATTCTATATGATTAGTATTGAGGACATGGTTGTTGGGAGAAAAGAGGGTTAAGGGGATATTGTTCTCTAAGAATATTGGAGGCGATtgtatttttcttcagtttacCTTCAACCATGAGAGGTATTGTAAGGcattctgagtttataaaagaAGCCTGACATTAGAAAAAGGTTGAATAAAAAAAGCGTTTTGAGTTTAGATGTAAATGAAAATTGTTGAATTAAGAAAGGGAAAGCCCTCTTGATTTTCATCTTTCTTAGTCAGTCAtctgcaattaatgcaaatagtAGGTTTTGTAAATATCATgaatattttgtgaaaaataaaataaaaaatgcatggattgctGTTTTTGATGTTTGTATTTAAAAGTGTTATCTATTTAGGCAGGGCTTTGTGAGTGtttgagcatgtgtgtgtgtgtgtgtgt contains the following coding sequences:
- the LOC105019088 gene encoding gamma-aminobutyric acid receptor-associated protein-like 1; this translates as MTSPGMIIVERAARSRAPDLDKKKYLVPSDLTVGQLCFLIRQRVSMRPEEALFFFVNNSLPPSSSPLSAVYEEHHEEDLKELCLSPLILYD